CAGCCGTGAGACCGACAAATTTGTCGGGGAAACCATTAAACAATACAAGCTGACGGCTCAAAAAGTTGTGGTTAACGAAGCCGGTGCTTCCGTTTACTCCGCCTCTGAATTTGCTGCGCGGGAATTCCCAGATCTTGACGTGACTATCCGTGGAGCTATCTCCATCGCCCGCCGTTTGCAGGACCCGCTGGCAGAATTGGTGAAAATCGAGCCCAAATCCATTGGTGTTGGCCAGTATCAGCACGACGTTTCCCAGACTCAATTGGCTCGCTCATTGGACGCCGTGGTTGAGGACTGTGTAAACGGTGTCGGCGCTGAGCTGAACTCCGCCTCTGCACCGCTGCTGGCTCGGGTTTCCGGCCTGACTGCATCTATTGCCAACAATATTGTCAGCTACCGCGACCAGAACGGCGCTTTCAAAAATCGCAAGCAACTGATGGAAGTTCCGCGTTTAGGACCCAAGGCATTTGAACAGGCCGCCGGCTTCCTGCGTATTAATAACGGTGAAAATCCGCTGGACAAATCCGGTGTACACCCCGAGTCCTATATCGTGGTTAAACGCATTGCCGAAAAAAATAGCCGTGAAATTAACAGCCTTATCGGCGACTCCGGCTTTCTGCGCCGGCTGAATCCGGCAGACTATACCGACGAAAAATTCGGTGTACCTACCGTTACCGATATTATCGCCGAACTGGAAAAACCTGGCCGAGACCCGCGCCCGGAATTCCGCACGGCAAAATTTGAAGAGGGCGTAGAAGAAATAAAAGACCTACGCCCAGCAATGGTACTCGAGGGGACTGTCACCAACGTCACCAACTTCGGTGCTTTTGTGGATATCGGTGTTCACCAGGATGGCTTGGTACATATCTCTGCACTTTCAGAGAAGTTCGTTAAAGACCCTCACGAAGTCGTAAAAGCCGGTGATATTGTCAAAGTTAAAGTGATGGAAGTGGACGTTGCCCGCAAACGTATCGGCCTTTCCATGCGTTTATCTGACGAGCCCGGTGAGCAGGGTAGTGGCGGTATTAAAAAGGGTGACCAGCGCGAAAACCGCCAAGCCCAGCGCTACAACAAGCAGCAGGGCAACCGCTCCCAGAAAGGGGGCCAAGGCAATGGCCGTGGCAGCATGGGTGATATTTTGATGGCGGCGATGAAGAATAAAAAATAACCGATAAAAAGGGCGGCCAAATGGCCGCCCTTTTTATATCTCTCTGACAGCCCCTCTTGCCATATTATTCAATTAAAAACTCTCCGGGCAACTCGCTAGTAAAATACAAAGCTTCTCCACTTACAGGGTGAGAAAATTTCAGCTCGCTAGCATGTAACAGTAGCCTCGAAGCCCCCTTCAACGCACCAGGGTGGGCATAAAAGGGGTCCCCCAATATTGGATGTCCTATTGCCTGCATATGCACCCGGAGTTGGTGAGAGCGCCCAGTAACTGGCATAAGTCGAATCAAGCTACTGTTTTCAGAGCTGGAGACTTTCTCCCAGCGGGTTAGAGATGGCTTGCCCTCGGCAAAATCTACTTTTTGCCTCGGCCTATTTGGCCAGTCACAAATAAGCGGCAAATCCACTTCACCACTTACATTTTCAGGCACACCCCATACCCGCGCATAGTAGGCTTTCTCGACTTCACGATTTTGAAATAAAGTACTCAGTGCCTTATGTACCTCAACACTGCGTGCCATTACGATTAGTCCTGAAGTATCCATATCCAATCGATGGACAGTTAATGCATCTGGATATAGTGATTGCGCTCGACCAGCTAAACTGTCTTTATGATCAGCGCTTCTTCCCGGAACACTAAGAAGTCCACTGGGTTTTTCTAAGATGAGTAGTGCTTCATCCTCATATAGTATTGAGAGGAATGGTTTCAGGGGGGATTATAATTCCGCACTTATACCAACCTACCGGAATTTAAAAATATTTCAGATGGCCCAGAAAAGATACTAAATTTCCAGCCAGTAAACTCTGAACAAACGATATGAAAATTTCAGTCAATGTTTCATAAACAGAAAACTCGAAAGCAATAGCTTTCGAGTTTTCAATTAAAGCTTGAGGTTTTTCAAAATCTTAGTAACGATTGCATCCTGATTCATTGTGTAAAAATGTAAACCTGGTGCCCCCCTTCTAATAAGGTCTCGCAGAGGTCGGTAACAACCTCTAATCCAAGCTTTCGAACGTCTTCAGGATTACGGAAGCTTTCCATGCGTTTAACCAACCACCTCGGAATTTCTGCACCACAATTGCGAGAGAAACGCACAAGGTTGGCAAAATTAGCTATCGGCATAATGCCTGGATAAATGGGCGCATCGATACCCGCCTTTTCACACTGATCAATAAAGTAGAAATAGGAATCCGGGTTATAGAAATATTGAGTCAGAGCGCTATTAGCACCTGCCTCAAATTTACCTTTTAAATAGCGAATATCATCATCATAGCTGTTCGACTCCGGGTGGATCTCTGGATAAGCAGCTACTTCAAGATGAAATTGATCACCGGTATGTCGGCGAATAAAGGCGACTAATTCATTCGCATAAACCAGTTGCGCCACTGCACCCATGCCCGACGGCATATCACCACGCAGTGCAACTATTCGATTAATTCCCGCCTCTTTATAATCATTTAACAAACCCAGTATTGTCTCTTCATTATCACCACCAAACGACAAATGAGGAGCAATTGAAATACCATCTCGCCGCATATTGGTCACAATACTCGACGTTGTCTCTCTTGTGGTACCACCGGCACCATAAGTTACAGAGAAGAATTCAGGGTTAAATGCCTGCAGCGCTTCACGAGTTTTGTATAGTTTCTCGCGACCCTCTGGCGTTTTGGGAGGGAAAAATTCGAAACTTATGCGAATGGAGTCTTTCATTATATTTCTCCAACCCCGCACAATTCAGGTGCCGGCGATACCGGCACCTTTTAGTTAGGGGTGATTAGTACTTATAACTTTCAGGTTTGAACGGACCTTCAACTGAAACACCGATATAGTTAGCTTGTTGCTCGGTCATACGGGTAATAACACCACTAAAACCCTCAACCATATAGCGTGCAACTTCTTCATCCAGGTGCTTGGGCAGTACTTTTACATACAGCGCTGAAGTTTTTTGATCTGCCGGTAAGTCGGCAAACTTTTCTTTGAACAAATGGATCTGGGCGAGAACCTGGTTGGCAAAAGAGCCATCCATGATGCGACTCGGATGGCCAGTAGCGTTGCCAAGGTTTACCAGGCGGCCTTCAGACAGCAGCAGCAAGTGATCATTGGTTTCGCTATTGCGAACCACCTTATGTACCTGAGGCTTAACTTCCTGCCACTCCCAGTTTTCACGCATAAAGGCGGTGTCGATTTCATTATCGAAGTGACCAATATTACAAACCACCGCACCACTCTTCAGGGCGGAAAGCATGTGGGCATCGCAAACGTTTACGTTGCCAGTTGTAGTAACAATCAGGTCTGTATTGGCCAGCAGCTGCTTGTTAATCCCCTCAGCGGTACCGGTATTAACGCCGTCGATGTAGGGGGAAACCAGCTCAAAGCCGTCCATACAAGCCTGCATTGCACAGATCGGGTCCACTTCAGAAACCCGTACGATCATGCCTTCCTGGCGCAGGGATGCTGCGGAACCTTTACCTACGTCGCCGTAACCAATAACCAGCGCTCGCTTACCAGAGAGCAAGTGGTCAGTGGCGCGCTTGATGGCGTCGTTGAGACTGTGGCGACAGCCATATTTGTTGTCGTTCTTGCTCTTGGTCACAGCGTCATTGACGTTGATCGCAGGAATCTTCAAGGTGCCTTCGCGCAGCATATCCTGCAGGCGGTGTACGCCAGTGGTGGTCTCTTCACTCACACCGTGGCAAGCATCGAGAAGTTGCGGGTATTCGCGGTGCAGCAACTCAGTGAGGTCGCCACCGTCATCCAAAATAATATTGGGTTGCCAGCCGGCAACATCGGCACCAATAGTGCGCTCAAGGCACCACTCATACTCTTCTTCAGTTTCACCTTTCCACGCAAATACGGGGATTCCGCGCGCAGCAATGGCAGCAGCAGCGTGGTCCTGGGTGGAGAAAATATTACAAGAGGACCAGCGAACTTCAGCGCCCAGCGCGACCAGAGTTTCGATCAGCACTGCAGTCTGGATTGTCATGTGGATACAGCCCATGATACGGGCACCCGCCAGCGGCTGCTCTGCGCGGTATTTCTCACGCAGGGTCATCAGTGCCGGCATTTCACCTTCTGCAATTTCAATTTCACGGCGCCCCCACTCGGCCAGGGAAATGTCCGCGATTTTGTAATCTTTAAATTCAGTGCTCATTTGATTCATCGTTTTTGAGTCCAAAAATTATCTGCTTGCCGAGTGGTACCCAGCATATTTTGTGTGCCCGCGCTTTTGGCGCAGGCATGAATATTTATTTCTGAAACTTAGAGGCCGGCTTGGGAGCGAAGCGCATCCGCCTTGTCGGTTTTTTCCCATGGGAAAGCAGTAAAGCTCTCACTGCGTTCCTGGCCATTGCTGTCAATCCAATTGTAAGTGTGGGTAAACGGATCGCGACCAAAGTGACCATAAGCTGCGGTCAACTGATACATCGGGTGCAGCAGGTCGAGGGATTTGGAGATGGCGTAAGGGCGCAGGTCAAAGTTTTCGCGCACCAGCTCTACCAGCTTATCCTCTGCTACCAAACCGGTTCCAAAAGTATTAATTGCTACGGAAGTCGGCTCGGCGACACCGATGGCGTAGGAAACCTGAATCTCACAGCGCTTGGCCAAGCCTGCAGCGACAATGTTCTTAGCCACATAGCGACCTGCGTAAGCGGCAGAGCGGTCAACCTTGGAGGGGTCCTTACCGGAAAACGCACCGCCGCCATGGCGAGCGGAGCCACCGTAAGTATCGACGATAATCTTGCGCCCGGTGAGACCGCAGTCCCCAACTGGCCCGCCAATAACAAAGTTACCCGTCGGGTTGATATGGAACTTGGTGTCTTTATGCAGCCATTCCAGCGGCAAGGTGTTGTGAACAATCAGCTCCATCACTGCATCGCGCAGATCTTTTTGGCTGACATCCGGGTTGTGCTGGGTTGAAAGAACAACCGCATCAATCGCGCAGGGGCGGCCCTGTTCGTCGTAACGGAAGGTCAGCTGGCTTTTTGCATCAGGACGCAACCAAGGGAGCAGACCGGATTTACGCACTTCAGCCTGGCGCTCAACCAGACGGTGGGAATAGTAGATCGGCGCAGGCATAAAGGTGGGGGTTTCGTTGGTCGCATAACCAAACATTAACCCCTGGTCCCCAGCACCCTGGTCTTCCGGCTTAGCGCGGTCTACACCCTGTGCGATATCCACAGATTGTTTACCGATCACATTGATAACACCACAGGTCTCACCGTCATAACCCACGTCAGAGGAGGTGTAGCCGATATCGGTGATAACTTTACGCACCAGCTCTTCCAGGTCTACCCAGGCAGAGGTGGAAATCTCACCGGCAATAACAGCAATACCGGTTTTCACCAGGGTTTCACAGGCAACCCGCGCCTGCTTGTCACGGGCCAGTAGAGCATCCAATACAGCATCGGAAATCTGGTCGGCAATTTTATCCGGGTGCCCCTCAGATACGGATTCTGAGGTAAACAGTCTGTATTCACTCATTTTGAGGTCTCCATTGTCCCGCCGCAGCGGTTGAATATATTTTTAACTTCAGGCTGTGCCTGACAAACCCCCGTCAGGGCTTAATAAACTCTCTTATCTGGATCTGAAAGCCATTGCGCAGGGCGCTATAAATACTGCGCCCATCTTGCAAGCCGGCAGTCGCGGCCCAGTCACTCAACTGCTCTGGAGCAAAGCCCAGCCATAAATCTCCGCAGGCCTCTCTGGCCCAGTCCTGGCTGTGTTCTTGCAATTCTGCAATTAAAAGCTGCCCGCCCTTTTTTAGGGCGCCGTGCAAATCGTGAAATATCTGTGCCGGGTCAGGAGTGTGGTGCAGCACCATGTTCACCACGATGGTATCGGCACTGGCCGGCCGTGCCGCAGCAGCGCGAGTATCGCTACAGACAAACTCGATATTTTTAATACCCTGTTCATCGGCAAAAGATTGGGCCCGCTCCAACATTGCAGAAGACAGATCCAGTGCTGTCACTGTCGCGAAACGCTGAGCCAACTCCTGTAGAAATTCACCTTCTCCAGGCCCAACTTCCAAGGCATGGCGACCAGGTTTGAGCAGCTGAGCCACTTGTGGTCCGTATACGTCATAGCTGGCGATCAATTCCTGCTGCTCGCGAAAGCGGTTGCCGTAATCGGCAAAGAAACGTCGCGATGCTTCCGCTCTCTCCTCAGAAATCCGGGATACCGCCTGCACCCGCACATCGGCCAGAGGCAAATGATCCAGGTTTGTAAATAGCTGTGCCAGCAGTGGAGTAGCTGCAGTGCGCCGGTAGAAAAGGTTATTACCTTCGCGGTGCTTGTTTACCAGACCTGCCTGAGCGAGCACTTTCAAGTGATGACTCAGGGCCGGTTGGCGCAAATCAAAGATTCGGCACAGCTCTAACACACTGTAAGAATCCTGGCTAAGCAGGCGCAAAATTTCGAGCCGCAGGGGATCTCCGGCGGCTTTCAGGGTCAAGGCCAGCTGAGGAATTGCCTCGGCTGGGCTCAGTTCGGGTGCTGGCTCATTTTCAGACATGGAGCGAAGTCTAGCAGGGGAGCACATCTATATCAAAATGTTTTGATATAGCTTCATTAAATATTTTTGATATAGATGTTAATGGCGCCGCCTGATGCATAGAATTGGAAGTTTGTTGCTGCACTCAACAACAAATCCCCCACCAAGGCTTTGCGCAGGGCCGCCCTTTACGGGAAAATACGCCACCATTTTCGTTGTTGCGGGAATCTGCCGGCAGAGCAGCGCCGCACCCTAGCTAAGAAACCAGAGAGCTCTTCTTATGTCTTCTACTCCCTCTCGCACTGAAAAGGCCAACGCCATTCGCGCCCTGTCTATGGACGCGGTCCAAAAAGCCAAAAGCGGCCACCCCGGTGCGCCCATGGGTATGGCGGATATCGCCGAGGTGCTGTGGAATGACTACTTAAAGCACAACCCGGCCAACCCCAGCTGGGCCGATCGCGACCGCTTTGTACTGTCCAACGGTCACGGCTCCATGCTGCTTTATTCCCTGCTGCACCTGTCCGGCTATGACCTGCCGATAGAAGAGCTGCAGAACTTCCGCCAACTGCATTCCAAAACTCCGGGCCATCCCGAATACGGTTATGCCCCTGGTGTAGAAACCACCACCGGCCCACTGGGCCAGGGCATCACCAACGCTGTTGGTATGGCAATGGCAGAAAAGATCATGGGTGCCCAGTTCAATCGCCCCGGCTACGAGCTGGTAGACCATCACACCTATGTATTCCTGGGCGATGGCTGCCTGATGGAAGGTATCTCCCACGAAGCCTGCTCCCTGGCCGGCACTCTGGGCCTGGGTAAGCTGGTCGCCTTCTATGACGACAACGGCATCTCCATCGATGGTGAAGTGGAAGGCTGGTTCACCGACGACACGCCCAAGCGCTTTGAATCCTACGGCTGGCACGTAATCCCCAATGTGGATGGCCACGATTCCGCCGCTATCAAAGCCGCTATTGAAGAAGCTCGCTCTGTTACCGATAAGCCCACCATTATTTGCTGCAAAACCGTGATCGGCTTCGGCTCCCCGAACAAACAAGGGCGCGAAGAGTGTCACGGAGCACCGCTGGGTGACGAAGAGATCGCCCTGGTTCGCGAAACCCTCGGTTGGGCCCACGGCCCATTTGAAATCCCCGAAGATATCTACGCTGGCTGGGATGCCAAAGCCAAAGGTGAAGCCCAGGAAGACGAGTGGAAAGATATCCTCGCCGATTACCGCGAAGAATTCCCGGAGCTGGCAGCCGAATTTGAGCGCCGCATGAGCGGTGAACTGCCCGCAGACTTCCTCAGCAAAGCAGATGAGTACATCAAAGCCTGCCAGGAAAGTGCAGAAAAGATTGCCTCTCGTAAAGCCAGCCAAAACGCTCTGAACGCCTACGGCCCGCTGCTGCCGGAATTCCTCGGCGGCTCCGCCGACCTGGCCGGCTCTAACCTCACTATCTGGTCAGGCTCCAAAGGCGTCAGCGCCGAAGATGCCTCCGGCAACTACATCTATTACGGTGTGCGCGAATTCGGTATGAGCGCCATTATGAATGGTATCGCTCTGCACGGTGGTTTCGTGCCCTACGGCGCTACCTTCCTGATGTTTATGGAATACGCCCGCAACGCTGTGCGCATGGCCGCACTGATGAAGCAACGTGTGGTCTTTGTCTATACCCATGACTCTATTGGCCTGGGCGAAGACGGCCCGACTCACCAGCCGGTAGAACAGCTCAGCGCCTTGCGCGCCACTCCGAACCTGCACACTTGGCGCCCCTGTGACGCCACTGAATCCGCAGTGAGCTGGAAAATGGCAATAGCGCGCAAAGAAGGCCCCAGCACCATGGTATTTAGTCGCCAGGGCCTGGCCCCTCAAGATCGCGACAGCGCACAGCTGGCTCAGATTGAGCGCGGTGGGTACGTACTGTCCGACTGCGAGGGTACTCCTGAAGCCATTATTATTGCCACTGGCTCCGAGGTAGAGCTGGCAATGGCGGCCCAGGAAAA
This DNA window, taken from Microbulbifer sp. MKSA007, encodes the following:
- the ahcY gene encoding adenosylhomocysteinase yields the protein MNQMSTEFKDYKIADISLAEWGRREIEIAEGEMPALMTLREKYRAEQPLAGARIMGCIHMTIQTAVLIETLVALGAEVRWSSCNIFSTQDHAAAAIAARGIPVFAWKGETEEEYEWCLERTIGADVAGWQPNIILDDGGDLTELLHREYPQLLDACHGVSEETTTGVHRLQDMLREGTLKIPAINVNDAVTKSKNDNKYGCRHSLNDAIKRATDHLLSGKRALVIGYGDVGKGSAASLRQEGMIVRVSEVDPICAMQACMDGFELVSPYIDGVNTGTAEGINKQLLANTDLIVTTTGNVNVCDAHMLSALKSGAVVCNIGHFDNEIDTAFMRENWEWQEVKPQVHKVVRNSETNDHLLLLSEGRLVNLGNATGHPSRIMDGSFANQVLAQIHLFKEKFADLPADQKTSALYVKVLPKHLDEEVARYMVEGFSGVITRMTEQQANYIGVSVEGPFKPESYKY
- the metK gene encoding methionine adenosyltransferase — encoded protein: MSEYRLFTSESVSEGHPDKIADQISDAVLDALLARDKQARVACETLVKTGIAVIAGEISTSAWVDLEELVRKVITDIGYTSSDVGYDGETCGVINVIGKQSVDIAQGVDRAKPEDQGAGDQGLMFGYATNETPTFMPAPIYYSHRLVERQAEVRKSGLLPWLRPDAKSQLTFRYDEQGRPCAIDAVVLSTQHNPDVSQKDLRDAVMELIVHNTLPLEWLHKDTKFHINPTGNFVIGGPVGDCGLTGRKIIVDTYGGSARHGGGAFSGKDPSKVDRSAAYAGRYVAKNIVAAGLAKRCEIQVSYAIGVAEPTSVAINTFGTGLVAEDKLVELVRENFDLRPYAISKSLDLLHPMYQLTAAYGHFGRDPFTHTYNWIDSNGQERSESFTAFPWEKTDKADALRSQAGL
- a CDS encoding metalloregulator ArsR/SmtB family transcription factor codes for the protein MSENEPAPELSPAEAIPQLALTLKAAGDPLRLEILRLLSQDSYSVLELCRIFDLRQPALSHHLKVLAQAGLVNKHREGNNLFYRRTAATPLLAQLFTNLDHLPLADVRVQAVSRISEERAEASRRFFADYGNRFREQQELIASYDVYGPQVAQLLKPGRHALEVGPGEGEFLQELAQRFATVTALDLSSAMLERAQSFADEQGIKNIEFVCSDTRAAAARPASADTIVVNMVLHHTPDPAQIFHDLHGALKKGGQLLIAELQEHSQDWAREACGDLWLGFAPEQLSDWAATAGLQDGRSIYSALRNGFQIQIREFIKP
- the tkt gene encoding transketolase, with the translated sequence MSSTPSRTEKANAIRALSMDAVQKAKSGHPGAPMGMADIAEVLWNDYLKHNPANPSWADRDRFVLSNGHGSMLLYSLLHLSGYDLPIEELQNFRQLHSKTPGHPEYGYAPGVETTTGPLGQGITNAVGMAMAEKIMGAQFNRPGYELVDHHTYVFLGDGCLMEGISHEACSLAGTLGLGKLVAFYDDNGISIDGEVEGWFTDDTPKRFESYGWHVIPNVDGHDSAAIKAAIEEARSVTDKPTIICCKTVIGFGSPNKQGREECHGAPLGDEEIALVRETLGWAHGPFEIPEDIYAGWDAKAKGEAQEDEWKDILADYREEFPELAAEFERRMSGELPADFLSKADEYIKACQESAEKIASRKASQNALNAYGPLLPEFLGGSADLAGSNLTIWSGSKGVSAEDASGNYIYYGVREFGMSAIMNGIALHGGFVPYGATFLMFMEYARNAVRMAALMKQRVVFVYTHDSIGLGEDGPTHQPVEQLSALRATPNLHTWRPCDATESAVSWKMAIARKEGPSTMVFSRQGLAPQDRDSAQLAQIERGGYVLSDCEGTPEAIIIATGSEVELAMAAQEKLVGKKVRVVSMPCAELFMEQEEAYRESVLPSSVRARVAVEASHKDYWYKFVGFDGAIIGMETFGESAPAGDLMRYFGFTVDNVAEAVEKLLK